A DNA window from Novipirellula aureliae contains the following coding sequences:
- a CDS encoding NAD-dependent succinate-semialdehyde dehydrogenase gives MSITSINPANNETLKTFDSLTKEQAVAAIERADTAYQSWRGTSFGERKKIIMTFAKQLRSRVSEFARLITLEMGKRISESEYEVNYCADISEFYANGAEKFLADQPMDLANVDAYIHYEPLGVLLGVMPWNFPFYQVVRFATPNIMAGNTVMVKHASNVPQCAKAIADLFAECGLPEGVYTHLFIPTEFVETIVSDSRVQGVSLTGSERAGASVAALAGKNLKRSVMELGGNDPFIVLEDADIEAAIELAVKGRMVNAGQSCVASKRFIIVEPLAEQFIAGFKEQLAKLKIGDPMDEQTTLAPLSTEQAAQKLLEQVQASIDAGATVLLGGDRPDRPGAYFHPTLLTDVTPGMPTFDQELFGPVATVYVVKDEQEAIELANQSSYGLGGCVFTKDVERGRRVAEQIETGMVFLNQPTKSQAELPFGGIKNSGYGRELSHLGILEFVNKKLIHLGKR, from the coding sequence ATGAGCATCACCAGCATCAATCCGGCCAACAACGAAACGCTTAAAACATTCGATTCATTGACGAAAGAACAGGCCGTGGCTGCCATTGAGCGAGCCGACACGGCTTACCAAAGTTGGCGAGGCACATCGTTTGGTGAACGAAAAAAGATCATTATGACGTTCGCCAAACAGCTACGGAGCCGCGTCAGTGAGTTCGCTCGATTGATCACCTTGGAGATGGGTAAGCGGATTTCGGAGAGCGAATATGAGGTCAACTACTGTGCCGACATCAGCGAGTTTTACGCAAATGGTGCTGAAAAATTCTTAGCCGATCAACCGATGGATCTTGCGAATGTGGATGCGTACATCCACTACGAGCCACTCGGCGTGTTGTTGGGGGTAATGCCATGGAACTTTCCGTTTTATCAGGTGGTACGATTTGCAACACCGAATATCATGGCGGGAAACACGGTGATGGTGAAGCACGCCAGCAATGTGCCGCAGTGTGCCAAGGCGATCGCCGATTTGTTCGCCGAATGTGGACTACCCGAAGGCGTTTACACCCACTTGTTCATTCCGACTGAGTTTGTCGAAACAATCGTTTCGGATTCACGCGTTCAAGGGGTCTCGCTAACCGGTAGTGAACGGGCGGGCGCGTCGGTCGCTGCATTGGCTGGCAAGAATCTCAAACGGAGCGTCATGGAACTCGGAGGTAATGATCCATTTATCGTTTTGGAGGATGCCGACATCGAGGCAGCCATTGAATTAGCCGTCAAAGGAAGAATGGTAAACGCTGGGCAATCTTGCGTGGCATCGAAACGGTTTATCATCGTCGAACCGTTAGCCGAGCAATTCATAGCCGGTTTCAAAGAGCAACTGGCAAAGCTAAAGATCGGTGATCCGATGGACGAACAGACGACGCTTGCGCCCTTATCGACCGAACAAGCCGCCCAAAAACTGCTCGAACAGGTACAGGCTTCGATCGATGCTGGCGCGACAGTCCTTTTAGGGGGCGATCGACCGGACCGGCCGGGCGCCTACTTTCATCCCACCCTACTGACGGATGTCACACCCGGCATGCCAACGTTTGACCAGGAATTATTTGGTCCTGTCGCAACCGTCTACGTTGTAAAAGATGAGCAGGAGGCGATCGAATTGGCGAACCAATCGTCGTATGGGCTCGGTGGCTGCGTTTTTACCAAGGACGTCGAGAGAGGTCGCCGGGTTGCGGAACAGATTGAAACGGGGATGGTGTTCTTAAACCAACCAACCAAGTCACAAGCCGAGTTGCCGTTTGGCGGCATTAAGAATTCTGGCTATGGGCGTGAGTTGTCACACCTTGGCATTTTGGAATTCGTGAACAAAAAGCTCATTCATCTCGGCAAGAGGTAG
- the tsaB gene encoding tRNA (adenosine(37)-N6)-threonylcarbamoyltransferase complex dimerization subunit type 1 TsaB, which produces MPHPISPSEANPFGTQLAIETTGRVGSVAVLSGGMVVFEQQIGEPSDKQTRTASEIGPVLQAALACCHEQAEPLAFVSVADGPGSFTGLRIGVTSAKMLSYALQVPLVAVNSLAAIAANVFDQQQKRMEDGGTLATTLLVACDAYRGQVFCATFEKSLLMPAVEWVHPSWSPLCEQVEILESEAWDSQLARVGATVDGVAGDEKPFRKYPIRPIERVQADAVGVGILGVRAAMISRWTDPFALVPRYLKPSAAEEKAAASLKPE; this is translated from the coding sequence TTGCCGCACCCCATAAGCCCTTCTGAAGCGAATCCTTTTGGCACCCAATTGGCCATCGAAACGACGGGGCGAGTCGGTTCGGTCGCGGTTTTGAGTGGTGGGATGGTCGTTTTTGAACAGCAAATCGGAGAGCCATCGGACAAACAAACCCGTACCGCATCTGAGATCGGACCGGTCTTGCAAGCGGCGTTAGCGTGTTGCCACGAGCAAGCTGAACCGCTGGCGTTTGTTAGCGTTGCGGATGGCCCAGGGTCGTTTACAGGTCTTCGTATCGGCGTCACGTCTGCGAAAATGCTCAGCTACGCTTTGCAGGTCCCACTGGTTGCCGTCAATTCACTTGCCGCGATCGCGGCGAACGTGTTCGATCAACAGCAAAAACGGATGGAAGATGGGGGCACGCTGGCAACCACGTTGCTAGTTGCCTGCGACGCCTATCGGGGGCAAGTGTTTTGTGCCACGTTCGAGAAGTCTCTACTGATGCCTGCCGTCGAGTGGGTTCATCCGTCTTGGTCGCCGCTTTGCGAACAAGTGGAAATTTTAGAGTCGGAGGCATGGGACAGTCAGCTTGCTAGGGTTGGTGCAACGGTTGACGGAGTTGCGGGCGACGAAAAGCCCTTTCGAAAATATCCCATCCGCCCGATCGAGCGAGTGCAAGCCGATGCGGTCGGTGTCGGCATTCTAGGCGTTCGTGCTGCTATGATCAGCAGATGGACCGACCCCTTTGCGTTGGTTCCGCGATATTTGAAACCGAGTGCGGCGGAAGAAAAAGCCGCCGCTTCCTTGAAACCTGAGTAA
- a CDS encoding metallophosphoesterase family protein gives MTRTAILSDIHGNLAALKSVLADVESQKVDRIVCLGDVVGYGPQPCACLDQVMEFEFCVLGNHDSSALFDPEGFNIAAEQAIFWTRTQLESSSDGPDASRRRMEFLCNLPRTVREGGVLFVHGSPRSPTNEYVFPEDTQNGKKMEKLFSMVPHLCFQGHTHVPGVFTPELRFIRPLDIVGGYSVSNPELRLMVNVGSVGQPRDGDPRSCYVIYDEETIEYRRVEYDIEETVKEIEAEPELDNFLGYRLRDGR, from the coding sequence GTGACACGAACCGCCATCTTAAGTGATATTCATGGCAACTTGGCCGCTCTTAAATCGGTGCTTGCCGACGTGGAAAGTCAGAAGGTCGACCGAATTGTTTGTCTAGGCGATGTTGTCGGTTATGGACCTCAACCCTGTGCCTGTTTGGATCAAGTGATGGAGTTCGAGTTTTGCGTTCTCGGCAATCACGACAGCAGTGCTTTGTTCGATCCAGAAGGCTTCAACATTGCCGCCGAACAAGCGATTTTCTGGACGCGTACGCAACTTGAAAGCAGCTCGGACGGCCCCGACGCCAGTCGGCGACGGATGGAGTTCTTGTGCAACTTGCCACGCACGGTACGCGAAGGCGGCGTGTTGTTCGTCCACGGCTCACCACGCAGCCCAACCAACGAATACGTCTTCCCCGAAGACACCCAAAACGGCAAGAAGATGGAGAAATTATTCTCCATGGTCCCTCATCTCTGCTTCCAAGGACACACGCATGTCCCAGGAGTTTTTACTCCTGAACTTCGCTTCATTCGTCCACTCGATATCGTCGGTGGCTACTCGGTATCCAATCCAGAACTGCGCCTGATGGTTAACGTCGGCAGCGTCGGACAACCACGCGATGGTGATCCACGAAGCTGTTACGTCATCTATGATGAAGAAACCATTGAATATCGCCGCGTCGAATATGATATCGAAGAAACGGTCAAAGAGATCGAAGCCGAGCCAGAACTGGATAATTTCCTGGGTTACCGATTGCGGGATGGTCGGTAA
- a CDS encoding UbiD family decarboxylase, translating to MKHRSTKDVVNDLRSNGRLIEIADEVDPYLEMGEIQRRVYQSGGPAILFTNVLGTRFPMVSNLFASLDQARFLFRHTLEAVRRLVEVKVDPSALAKRPFRYAGIPITALRTLPKFVSRGLVCKHQCRLSDLPMLHSWPDDGGPFVTLPQVLSADPRDPNNLMRVNLGMYRIQLSGNDYVSDQEAGLHYQIHRGIGVHHQTALSRGEPLKVAITVGGAPAMSVASVMPLPEGLTELTFAGALAGRRIGMVRGNHAPVYADADFAITGTIDPTRRKPEGPFGDHLGYYSLQHDFPLLNVEKVWHREGAIWPFTVVGRPPQEDTTFGQLIHELTDPIIPEVIPGVKAVHAVDAAGVHPLLLAIGSERYMPFLKDEDTEPQELLTQANAILGNGQLSLTKYLWITDDPNDQLDIHNIEGFIRYVLERVDWRRDLHFHTNTTIDTLDYSGAGMNRGSKVVVAATGRPVRSLPTELPSEFSLPAGFSNPRIVFPGVLAISSPHFASPERREDLQKLADWLEQDNRLVDFPIMTMVDDSEFAARTLNNWLWTTFTRSDPAVDIGGIGASTVDKHWGCRGPLLIDARAKPWHAPPLIEDPQTMAKVDARASRNEPISKYL from the coding sequence GTGAAACACCGAAGCACAAAAGACGTTGTCAACGATTTGCGGTCCAACGGGCGGTTGATTGAAATCGCCGATGAAGTCGATCCGTATCTAGAGATGGGAGAAATCCAACGCCGCGTTTATCAATCGGGTGGGCCCGCAATCCTGTTCACGAATGTTTTGGGTACCCGTTTTCCAATGGTGTCGAACCTGTTTGCCTCGCTCGACCAAGCGAGGTTCCTCTTTCGCCATACACTTGAAGCGGTACGGCGACTCGTCGAAGTGAAGGTCGATCCGTCGGCTTTGGCCAAACGGCCCTTTCGTTATGCGGGCATCCCGATCACGGCCCTGCGAACGCTTCCCAAGTTCGTTTCACGCGGACTTGTGTGCAAACATCAATGCCGTTTATCTGACTTGCCGATGCTTCACAGTTGGCCTGATGACGGGGGCCCCTTCGTGACGTTGCCACAAGTTCTCAGTGCAGACCCCAGGGACCCTAACAACTTGATGCGAGTCAATTTGGGGATGTATCGCATACAGCTATCAGGGAACGACTACGTTTCCGACCAAGAGGCTGGATTGCATTATCAAATCCATCGTGGCATCGGCGTCCATCATCAAACGGCTCTCAGCCGAGGCGAACCATTAAAGGTTGCGATCACGGTGGGCGGTGCTCCGGCGATGTCGGTTGCTTCGGTTATGCCGCTGCCCGAAGGGTTGACTGAACTCACCTTCGCTGGTGCTTTGGCGGGCCGGCGGATCGGCATGGTCCGTGGGAATCATGCTCCCGTCTATGCAGATGCCGATTTTGCCATTACCGGAACCATTGATCCTACCCGGCGGAAACCCGAAGGTCCCTTCGGCGACCATCTCGGCTACTACAGTTTGCAACATGATTTCCCACTATTGAACGTTGAAAAGGTTTGGCACCGAGAAGGTGCGATTTGGCCTTTTACCGTCGTCGGGCGTCCGCCCCAAGAAGATACGACGTTTGGACAATTGATTCACGAGTTGACCGACCCCATCATTCCGGAAGTGATCCCCGGCGTCAAAGCGGTTCATGCCGTTGATGCAGCGGGGGTGCATCCATTGTTGTTGGCGATCGGAAGCGAACGGTACATGCCGTTCTTGAAAGACGAAGACACCGAACCGCAAGAGCTATTGACTCAAGCCAACGCGATCCTTGGCAACGGCCAACTATCGCTTACCAAGTATCTTTGGATTACCGATGACCCCAACGACCAACTCGACATTCATAACATCGAAGGGTTCATCCGCTACGTGCTCGAGCGAGTCGATTGGAGACGTGATTTGCATTTCCATACGAATACAACGATCGATACACTCGACTATAGCGGAGCAGGAATGAACCGTGGATCGAAAGTGGTGGTTGCGGCGACAGGACGCCCGGTGCGATCATTGCCGACAGAATTGCCGAGTGAGTTTTCTCTTCCCGCTGGGTTTTCGAATCCGCGAATTGTGTTTCCAGGTGTCTTGGCAATTTCGTCACCGCATTTTGCCTCGCCAGAGCGTCGCGAGGATTTGCAGAAACTGGCCGATTGGCTTGAACAGGACAATCGGCTTGTTGATTTTCCGATCATGACAATGGTCGACGACAGTGAGTTTGCGGCACGGACGCTCAACAATTGGCTTTGGACAACGTTCACGCGAAGCGATCCAGCGGTGGATATCGGGGGCATCGGAGCCTCAACGGTTGACAAGCATTGGGGGTGTCGAGGCCCGTTGTTGATCGACGCGCGAGCCAAGCCTTGGCACGCGCCGCCCTTGATCGAAGATCCCCAAACGATGGCGAAAGTAGACGCTCGAGCCAGCCGAAATGAGCCAATCAGTAAGTACCTGTAG
- a CDS encoding DUF6655 family protein, which translates to MSKTSAKSENSRSAWLSSAVHSLAGAAVLISVGCASTTTSNTSRTGTEQLLISAAIDRAFSNVQFEDLAGYSVFIDEKYLDSVDKGYLVSSLRQKVLGSGGKLVPALDQADVVLEPRSGGVGTDSQESFVGIPAIGIPGLPIELPEIKVASRATQMGTAKIGLTCYDAKTGMSLGGGGEATALTHNNDTYVFGVGPFRSGSVLDQRSRAVGFNGVGGSFMSTGTNVAKAAPVKMIDQATAPLPSTPATQIAELPSGNRITK; encoded by the coding sequence ATGTCGAAAACATCTGCAAAATCAGAAAATTCTCGTTCCGCTTGGCTTTCCAGCGCAGTTCACTCGCTTGCCGGGGCAGCTGTCCTGATCAGCGTTGGCTGTGCTTCGACAACCACCTCCAATACATCGCGAACCGGGACGGAACAGCTTCTGATTTCGGCGGCCATCGATCGAGCTTTCTCGAATGTCCAGTTCGAAGACTTGGCTGGCTACAGCGTATTCATTGATGAAAAATACCTTGACTCGGTCGATAAAGGCTACCTGGTAAGCTCACTACGACAGAAAGTACTCGGCTCAGGCGGGAAATTGGTTCCCGCCCTCGATCAGGCCGATGTCGTTTTGGAACCACGTAGTGGCGGTGTTGGAACGGACTCACAAGAAAGCTTCGTGGGTATTCCAGCGATTGGTATTCCAGGACTTCCCATCGAACTGCCTGAAATCAAGGTTGCATCGCGGGCAACTCAAATGGGGACCGCCAAAATTGGGCTGACGTGCTACGACGCGAAAACTGGAATGTCACTCGGCGGCGGTGGCGAAGCGACCGCATTGACGCATAACAACGATACTTACGTCTTCGGCGTCGGCCCTTTCCGGTCCGGTTCGGTTTTGGATCAGCGATCACGGGCGGTCGGTTTCAACGGAGTTGGCGGTAGCTTTATGTCGACGGGGACAAACGTTGCCAAGGCTGCACCAGTCAAAATGATTGATCAGGCAACTGCACCACTGCCTTCCACCCCCGCCACTCAGATCGCCGAGTTGCCGTCCGGCAACCGGATAACGAAATAG
- a CDS encoding metallophosphoesterase family protein — translation MKRALISDIHGNYGALTAVLADIQSMQCDEIYCLGDIIGYGPSPCECLDAVMSQAKMTILGNHDQAALFDPEGFNPMALQAIYWTRDQLDNGPGSAEQINARWDFLGELPRQIDEGEFRFVHGSPRDPTNEYVFPEYVFDTRKMEILFGKIEQYCFMGHTHLPGVFTTECEFVMPSECDHVYQLDKAKAMINVGSVGQPRDEDNRACYVILDTDAKTVTFRRVEYDIDSVAEKIYAVAELANALGDRLKHGR, via the coding sequence GTGAAACGTGCGTTGATAAGCGACATTCATGGCAACTACGGCGCACTCACGGCAGTGTTGGCGGATATCCAAAGCATGCAATGCGACGAAATCTATTGCCTCGGTGACATCATCGGCTATGGCCCCAGTCCTTGCGAATGTCTTGATGCCGTCATGAGCCAAGCCAAAATGACGATTCTGGGCAACCATGATCAAGCCGCTCTGTTCGATCCCGAGGGATTCAATCCGATGGCCTTGCAAGCGATCTATTGGACTCGCGATCAATTGGATAACGGTCCCGGATCGGCCGAGCAGATCAACGCCCGCTGGGACTTCCTTGGCGAATTGCCAAGACAGATTGATGAAGGTGAATTCCGGTTCGTTCACGGTTCGCCGCGAGATCCGACAAACGAGTACGTGTTTCCCGAATACGTGTTTGACACTCGCAAAATGGAAATTCTGTTTGGAAAGATAGAGCAGTACTGTTTCATGGGACATACGCATTTGCCTGGGGTCTTTACGACCGAATGCGAATTTGTCATGCCTTCGGAATGTGACCACGTTTATCAGTTAGATAAAGCCAAAGCGATGATTAACGTCGGCAGTGTTGGCCAACCGCGTGACGAAGACAATCGTGCTTGCTATGTGATTTTGGATACCGATGCAAAAACCGTTACGTTCCGGCGTGTCGAGTACGATATTGATTCGGTAGCCGAAAAAATCTACGCGGTTGCCGAATTGGCAAACGCCTTGGGGGACCGGCTGAAGCACGGACGATAG
- a CDS encoding phenylacetate--CoA ligase family protein — protein MNDFHSDEPQRHPDARDWASNQINRLNALLQTIQQRPFYKDRLSHVKLPLESISQIGDIPFLTKADLIPASPSEPAKIFDLPIHCYTRLHQTSGTSGHPLSILDAPDDWQWWLKCWQYVLDAADVTSRDVAMMAFSFGPFIGFWTASDAMIQRGVLVVPGGGLSSQARLKMIATHRCTVLCCTPTYALHLIRTAEEMGVDLKQNQVRRVIVAGEPGGSMPAVRDQIEQAWDARVIDHSGASELGAWGFGSEDGRGLHVIEPEFIAEVLDFSADPWKGRPVPDGEMGELVLTNLGRIGGAAIRYRTGDIVRGYRKHDYPCPYLWLEGGVIGRSDDMIVIRGVNIFPSSIEAIVREVEPAAEYRMIASRFEEMDQLKIEVEGTERLAKMIAGVLRERLALRIEVIAVKQGSLPRFEAKSRRLVDRR, from the coding sequence TTGAACGACTTTCACTCTGACGAACCGCAACGTCACCCAGACGCACGGGATTGGGCAAGCAATCAAATCAATCGCCTCAATGCACTCCTGCAAACCATTCAGCAACGCCCTTTCTACAAAGATCGACTTTCGCATGTCAAACTTCCGCTCGAGTCGATCTCCCAGATCGGAGATATTCCATTCCTAACAAAGGCGGACTTGATTCCCGCTTCGCCAAGTGAGCCCGCGAAGATTTTTGATTTGCCAATTCATTGTTACACCCGGCTGCATCAAACCAGTGGCACAAGCGGCCATCCCTTGTCCATTCTTGATGCACCTGACGATTGGCAATGGTGGTTGAAATGTTGGCAATACGTGTTGGACGCAGCCGACGTGACGAGTCGAGATGTTGCCATGATGGCGTTTTCATTCGGTCCCTTTATCGGGTTTTGGACGGCAAGCGATGCAATGATCCAGCGAGGTGTGTTGGTCGTCCCCGGCGGTGGGCTATCAAGCCAAGCAAGGCTAAAGATGATCGCAACCCACCGCTGCACGGTGTTGTGCTGCACGCCGACCTACGCATTGCACCTGATCAGAACCGCCGAAGAAATGGGGGTTGATCTGAAACAAAATCAGGTCCGACGAGTCATCGTCGCAGGGGAGCCGGGCGGATCGATGCCAGCGGTGCGAGATCAAATCGAACAGGCCTGGGACGCCAGAGTAATCGATCATAGCGGTGCGAGTGAATTGGGAGCCTGGGGCTTCGGCAGCGAAGATGGACGAGGGTTGCATGTGATTGAACCAGAGTTCATCGCCGAGGTTTTGGATTTCAGCGCAGACCCATGGAAAGGAAGGCCGGTTCCTGATGGTGAAATGGGCGAGTTGGTATTGACGAACTTGGGCCGAATCGGCGGTGCGGCGATCCGTTATCGAACGGGCGATATCGTTCGCGGTTACCGCAAACACGATTACCCATGCCCCTACTTATGGCTTGAAGGAGGCGTTATCGGTCGAAGCGATGATATGATCGTGATTCGCGGCGTCAATATTTTCCCCAGCAGCATTGAGGCGATCGTTCGAGAAGTGGAGCCGGCGGCCGAGTATCGCATGATCGCTAGCCGTTTCGAAGAAATGGATCAACTGAAAATCGAAGTGGAAGGAACCGAGCGATTAGCCAAAATGATTGCTGGTGTGCTTCGGGAACGCTTGGCACTGCGGATTGAGGTTATTGCGGTCAAGCAGGGCTCGTTGCCTCGCTTCGAAGCGAAATCACGTCGCTTGGTCGATCGGCGATAA
- a CDS encoding DNA translocase FtsK, whose protein sequence is MSNPDDNARQMNLVRDVIAIALVAITLIAVVSIVTRNPADPIEPPIWPISALYSPDSTVYPTNPSVTNACGYWGALISSAMFDALGLASAVVIAASGGVATALLGRGKVNAPVLRSLGGTIILLGAATACGLLSFKIDGMPVVGNGGYLGAMGSTLLLDHFAPAGAWILSLTILAVGLLLTTDYALVYAGRAIVAGGAKVSKSGIRRAAQVVPVSVRRRRKPFTDLQEPIRVDGDTCEVASTGAIANANVAETAATAKNDEADESGVVGDHLEEGPRIRFKAPRRKHKLQGDETSGESTSDPTATAPGSVMETTTSNHRSDADATDQISEDVAEQEEDESVYRELEIDDETVALRGDEAHELPSPKINMPRRKRNGDAKAELDAAVQETNPYDSDDYQLPSIELLEQSDDICYDEQILDAKRKSRVLEETFKSFGFKVDVVAVETGPVIAQYEVELEAGLRLSKITGLAEDLAIALRVPSVRIVAPIPGKNTVGIEVPNETRQVVRLRDVIEESDIRRSKMNIPVFLGQDVSGAPMVVGLEKMPHLLIAGRTGTGKSVCLNAIITSILMMCRPDEVRMLMIDPKMVELSGYGRLPHLMHPVITDMRKAEAILGWAVDKMEERYSLLAKAGVRHINSYNDLGREEILKRLEVDESDGSSDVPDKLPFIVIVADEMADLMMTAGKEVETHIIRLAQKSRAVGIHLILATQKPTVDVITGLIKSNLPARLSFQVASKTDSRVVLDENGADKLLGNGDMLFLWPGTSTLIRGQGTYLSDDEIDKVVEHCSRGEQTFVNELMSLKVEADGEGGDGSKIGDIKNRDELYESAIEVVIREGRGSLSMLQRCLGIGYGRAARLIDFMAEDKIVGDYNGSKSREVLMTMEQWQKMQGLESEDDSSGENDVDDEEDSEEYEDYEEETA, encoded by the coding sequence ATGTCGAATCCCGATGATAACGCTCGCCAGATGAACTTGGTTCGGGATGTGATTGCGATCGCGTTGGTTGCCATCACATTGATCGCGGTCGTTTCGATTGTGACTCGCAATCCTGCTGATCCGATCGAGCCGCCGATTTGGCCGATCAGTGCTCTGTATTCGCCCGATAGCACGGTCTACCCGACCAATCCGAGTGTCACCAACGCTTGCGGTTACTGGGGTGCGCTGATCTCGTCGGCAATGTTCGATGCACTCGGCTTAGCGTCTGCGGTGGTGATTGCAGCCAGCGGTGGGGTGGCAACCGCGCTTCTTGGACGCGGGAAAGTGAACGCGCCGGTGCTAAGATCACTCGGTGGAACGATCATCCTGCTGGGGGCGGCGACGGCGTGTGGGCTATTGAGTTTCAAGATTGACGGGATGCCCGTCGTCGGCAATGGCGGCTATCTCGGTGCGATGGGGTCAACGCTCCTGCTCGATCATTTTGCACCCGCAGGCGCTTGGATTTTGTCGCTCACGATTTTGGCGGTTGGTCTTCTACTGACCACCGACTATGCGCTCGTGTATGCCGGGCGGGCAATTGTAGCTGGGGGGGCGAAGGTGTCCAAATCGGGGATCCGTCGGGCGGCCCAGGTTGTGCCCGTCTCGGTACGCCGTCGCCGAAAACCGTTTACGGATCTGCAAGAACCGATCCGAGTGGATGGTGACACCTGCGAGGTTGCTAGCACGGGTGCGATCGCCAATGCAAATGTTGCTGAGACCGCTGCGACTGCGAAAAATGACGAAGCAGACGAAAGTGGCGTTGTGGGCGATCACCTTGAAGAGGGGCCTCGAATTCGCTTTAAAGCTCCACGTCGCAAACACAAACTTCAGGGTGACGAAACAAGCGGCGAGTCAACGTCGGATCCTACGGCGACTGCGCCGGGATCCGTGATGGAAACGACCACTTCCAATCATCGCTCGGACGCTGACGCGACCGATCAAATCAGCGAGGATGTCGCCGAGCAAGAGGAGGACGAATCGGTCTATCGAGAGCTGGAAATCGACGATGAAACCGTCGCCCTCCGGGGCGATGAAGCGCATGAATTGCCTAGCCCGAAGATCAACATGCCCCGGCGAAAACGCAATGGGGATGCGAAAGCGGAATTGGATGCTGCGGTCCAGGAAACCAATCCGTATGATTCGGACGATTATCAATTGCCCAGCATTGAGTTACTCGAGCAAAGCGATGACATTTGTTACGACGAACAAATCCTAGATGCAAAACGAAAATCGCGGGTTTTGGAAGAAACGTTTAAGAGTTTCGGCTTCAAAGTGGATGTTGTTGCGGTCGAAACGGGGCCAGTCATCGCCCAATACGAAGTGGAACTGGAAGCAGGACTTCGGCTTAGCAAGATCACTGGGTTGGCCGAAGACTTGGCGATCGCTCTTCGCGTTCCAAGCGTTCGCATCGTAGCCCCAATCCCCGGAAAGAACACCGTGGGAATCGAAGTCCCCAACGAGACTCGCCAAGTCGTTCGACTACGTGACGTTATCGAAGAGTCGGACATACGCCGTTCGAAGATGAACATTCCCGTCTTCTTAGGGCAAGACGTCTCGGGGGCACCGATGGTCGTGGGGCTAGAGAAAATGCCTCACCTATTGATCGCAGGCCGGACCGGTACGGGCAAGAGTGTGTGTCTCAATGCGATCATCACTTCGATCCTGATGATGTGCCGACCCGATGAAGTTCGGATGCTGATGATCGACCCCAAGATGGTTGAACTCAGTGGCTATGGACGCTTACCCCATCTGATGCACCCCGTCATTACCGACATGCGCAAAGCGGAAGCGATCTTGGGTTGGGCGGTTGATAAGATGGAAGAACGCTATTCGTTATTGGCGAAAGCGGGCGTGCGTCATATCAACAGCTACAACGACTTGGGTCGCGAGGAAATTTTGAAGCGGCTCGAAGTGGATGAGAGCGATGGATCGAGCGATGTGCCAGACAAGCTGCCGTTCATTGTGATCGTTGCTGACGAGATGGCCGACTTGATGATGACGGCCGGCAAAGAGGTCGAAACGCATATCATTCGTTTGGCTCAGAAGAGTCGGGCCGTTGGAATTCACTTGATCTTGGCAACCCAGAAACCGACGGTCGATGTCATTACAGGCTTGATCAAAAGTAATCTGCCCGCGCGACTTAGTTTTCAAGTTGCCAGTAAGACCGATAGCCGCGTCGTGCTCGATGAAAACGGTGCCGACAAACTGCTCGGTAACGGCGACATGCTGTTTCTGTGGCCAGGCACCAGCACGCTGATTCGCGGTCAAGGGACCTACTTGTCCGATGATGAGATCGATAAGGTCGTAGAACACTGCAGTAGGGGCGAGCAAACCTTCGTCAATGAGTTGATGAGTTTGAAGGTCGAAGCGGATGGAGAAGGTGGGGATGGCTCCAAAATTGGAGATATCAAGAATCGCGACGAGCTTTACGAGAGTGCGATTGAAGTGGTGATCCGCGAAGGACGCGGCTCGCTTTCGATGCTGCAACGCTGCTTGGGAATCGGTTACGGCCGAGCCGCCCGGCTGATCGACTTTATGGCCGAAGACAAAATCGTTGGCGACTACAATGGCTCGAAGTCGCGTGAAGTTCTGATGACAATGGAACAGTGGCAGAAGATGCAAGGACTTGAATCGGAGGACGATTCCTCTGGGGAAAACGACGTCGACGATGAAGAGGATTCAGAGGAATACGAGGACTATGAAGAAGAGACTGCATGA